From Eretmochelys imbricata isolate rEreImb1 chromosome 17, rEreImb1.hap1, whole genome shotgun sequence, a single genomic window includes:
- the TUBD1 gene encoding tubulin delta chain isoform X1, producing MSIVTVQLGQCGNQIGYEVFNAICSDFHSTHGICSKKENESYQEACKERFFSEEKTGVPVARAVLVDMEPKVISQTLSMAARSGHWKYDHQSHFCQKQGSGNNWANGYSVHGPRYRDVIMNLVQKEAEKCDRLSGFFTVMSMAGGTGSGMGAYVTQCLRDAFPTSFILNQVIWPYGTGEVIVQNYNSVLTLSHLYQSSDALLVHENDAIHKICAQLMNIKKISFRDVNQVIAHQLGSVFQPTYSSEGASQYSRSPLGDLMESLVPHPELKMLGLRNIPQMSENSLAYSTFTWPGLIKHLRQMLIAHAKMEEGIDWQVRPPLPGHPVPPKASPNQALHFNTSVANLVVLRGKDVQSVDLGGFRDPALYTSWLNPQEAFHIWKTPRAFNKYEKSASLVSNSQFLLQLMDNVVGKAWNMFASKAYVHQYTKFGIEEEDFLDCFTTLEQVISSYASL from the exons ATGTCAATAGTCACAGTACAGCTTGGTCAGTGTGGTAACCAGATTGGTTACGAGGTGTTTAATGCTATCTGTAGTGACTTCCACAGCACACATGGAATCTGCTCCAAGAAGGAGAATGAATCCTATCAGGAAGCTTGCAAGGAACGTTTCTTCAGTGAGGAGAAAACTGGAG taccTGTTGCCCGGGCTGTACTTGTTGACATGGAACCTAAAGTAATCAGTCAGACCCTCTCAATGGCTGCTAGGTCTGGCCACTGGAAATATGACCACCAGTCACACTTCTGTCAGAAACAAGGGTCTGGAAACAACTGGGCAAATGG TTACTCTGTTCATGGGCCCAGGTACAGAGACGTTATCATGAACCTGGTACAGAAGGAAGCAGAGAAATGTGATCGACtcagtggatttttcacagtAATGAGCATGGCTGGTGGCACAGGATCAGGCATGGGAGCCTATGTGACCCAGTGCTTAAGGGATGCTTTTCCGACCTCATTTATACTCAACCAGGTTATCTGGCCCTATGGAACCGGTGAG GTTATTGTTCAAAACTACAACTCAGTTCTGACACTCTCACACCTGTACCAGTCATCAGATGCTCTCCTTGTTCACGAAAATGATGCCATCCACAAGATCTGTGCTCAGCTAATGAATATTAAAAAGATCTCCTTCAGGGATGTAAATCAAGTAATTGCACATCAGCTGGGAAGTGTGTTCCAGCCCACTTATTCCTCAGAAGGGGCCTCACAGTATAGCAGAAGCCCACTAG GAGACTTAATGGAGTCGTTAGTTCCCCATCCTGAACTCAAGATGTTGGGTCTTCGTAACATACCGCAGATGTCAGAAAACTCCCTGGCATACAGCACATTTACTTGGCCTGGGCTCATCAAACATCTAAGACAGATGCTTATTGCTCATGCTAAGATGGAAGAAG GTATCGATTGGCAGGTGCGACCACCATTGCCAGGGCATCCTGTCCCCCCAAAAGCCTCTCCAAATCAGGCACTACATTTTAACACCTCCGTTGCCAACCTGGTTGTCCTGCGAGGAAAAGATGTGCAAAGCGTTGATCTAG GAGGTTTCAGAGATCCAGCATTGTATACATCCTGGCTAAACCCTCAAGAGGCTTTTCATATATGGAAAACACCAAGAGCCTTTAACAAGTATGAAAAATCTGCTTCTTTGGTCAGCAACAGCCAGTTCTTGCTGCAACTTATGGACAATGTTGTGGGGAAAGCTTGGAATATGTTTGCTTCCAA
- the TUBD1 gene encoding tubulin delta chain isoform X2: protein MNLVQKEAEKCDRLSGFFTVMSMAGGTGSGMGAYVTQCLRDAFPTSFILNQVIWPYGTGEVIVQNYNSVLTLSHLYQSSDALLVHENDAIHKICAQLMNIKKISFRDVNQVIAHQLGSVFQPTYSSEGASQYSRSPLGDLMESLVPHPELKMLGLRNIPQMSENSLAYSTFTWPGLIKHLRQMLIAHAKMEEGIDWQVRPPLPGHPVPPKASPNQALHFNTSVANLVVLRGKDVQSVDLGGFRDPALYTSWLNPQEAFHIWKTPRAFNKYEKSASLVSNSQFLLQLMDNVVGKAWNMFASKAYVHQYTKFGIEEEDFLDCFTTLEQVISSYASL from the exons ATGAACCTGGTACAGAAGGAAGCAGAGAAATGTGATCGACtcagtggatttttcacagtAATGAGCATGGCTGGTGGCACAGGATCAGGCATGGGAGCCTATGTGACCCAGTGCTTAAGGGATGCTTTTCCGACCTCATTTATACTCAACCAGGTTATCTGGCCCTATGGAACCGGTGAG GTTATTGTTCAAAACTACAACTCAGTTCTGACACTCTCACACCTGTACCAGTCATCAGATGCTCTCCTTGTTCACGAAAATGATGCCATCCACAAGATCTGTGCTCAGCTAATGAATATTAAAAAGATCTCCTTCAGGGATGTAAATCAAGTAATTGCACATCAGCTGGGAAGTGTGTTCCAGCCCACTTATTCCTCAGAAGGGGCCTCACAGTATAGCAGAAGCCCACTAG GAGACTTAATGGAGTCGTTAGTTCCCCATCCTGAACTCAAGATGTTGGGTCTTCGTAACATACCGCAGATGTCAGAAAACTCCCTGGCATACAGCACATTTACTTGGCCTGGGCTCATCAAACATCTAAGACAGATGCTTATTGCTCATGCTAAGATGGAAGAAG GTATCGATTGGCAGGTGCGACCACCATTGCCAGGGCATCCTGTCCCCCCAAAAGCCTCTCCAAATCAGGCACTACATTTTAACACCTCCGTTGCCAACCTGGTTGTCCTGCGAGGAAAAGATGTGCAAAGCGTTGATCTAG GAGGTTTCAGAGATCCAGCATTGTATACATCCTGGCTAAACCCTCAAGAGGCTTTTCATATATGGAAAACACCAAGAGCCTTTAACAAGTATGAAAAATCTGCTTCTTTGGTCAGCAACAGCCAGTTCTTGCTGCAACTTATGGACAATGTTGTGGGGAAAGCTTGGAATATGTTTGCTTCCAA